From the Telopea speciosissima isolate NSW1024214 ecotype Mountain lineage chromosome 9, Tspe_v1, whole genome shotgun sequence genome, the window tagggaaaaagaaggatgtCTGGCTGCATAGTGCCAACACCCAGACACAAGAATGCGAATTGACCATCCTATCTATCCCTGTTGGATGCCACTGTGTGCTTTCATTGACCTGCATTAATGCAAGGGCCACGTAGCCTGGTAGCAATCTCTCTCCGTTTATTTTACTTTatgggtgttgttctctgtgccgcagcgcaggctgcgtccAGGCATATGAGGGTGGGAATCACATGGGGAtggatgcaatgaccaccctgcctccCTGAGTGGCAGGCTCATGTGCCTGAGCGTAGACTGCGTTGTGACACACaaaatattctcccttttttttatatatatatgagtatATGACAAAAGCTTTGCTTTTCTTGTTCTTACTTGTTGTCTTTAGATGTATGTCACAAGGGATAGTGGAGGATAGGATTTCCACGGTATAGAAATGTCAATGGCTTCCTTATGAAGTGTCAGATCAGAGGTCATAGTGCCCTGGACCATTGGCAAATGAGGGCATTGTGCTTAATCATGTCCCCGACTTCCAAACCACAGATAGGAGAGCTGCACACTCTTTTGCATTGCATTTGAACAAAGTCATATCTGTAGAGATGGAGTTTAGGTTCAAAACCACAAATAGGAGAGCTCCACATTCTCTTTTGCGTTACAGCATTTGAACAAAAGCTatccatactttttttttttttttggggttaaaaaAAGCTATACATACAGATGGAGTTAGGgttcaaaaccaaaaataagagAGCTCCACATTATCTTTTGCATCGTAATTTGAAAAAAGTTCATCCGCAGAGATGGAGTTAGGGTTCAGAGTTCGCATATAAGACAGATAAGAACTTATATTCCCACGGGTTGTCAAGTGGTAATTCTAATGTTTGAGTAGAAATTATTTTGGTTTGTATTTCgcagtctaattcaatcaaatactcttTCATGTATTTCGTaagtaattttttataaaataaaaaaaaaaagcactggCATGCAGCATTTCCATATTTGTCCAATTCCAACCACTACTATACATTCTCTTacaatccaaaattttcaaaactcgGTTTTGCCACTTGTCGacattgtttggattgaaattttaCAACAAAAGACCTTGGTTCTACCTATTCATAATTTATAAGATCAAGCTTTCCTTCATCCAAGGGGAAGAGAGAATCACTTCACCAATGGTGATGTGACACTAGAGTCTAATCATTGATTCCCATTTCCTATTGTTCATGGTCGATAGATATACCCTATTGATTATTGATTAGCTCAAAAGCTTTCTTCGCCTCTATATAAGCAATCCATCTTTGCCCATGATTCTTCCGGAGAccttcaaaaaagaaaatcttaaaTTAGTACAACGATGAAACTATTAAAATGTCTACAAACCCTTGATGACTCCGGACGTAAAAAACCCAGAGGTTTTGCTTTGAACAGTGAAACACGTCTCTCACATCATTAGTAATTTATCAAagcaaacaccaaccaaaacacgaatagaaacaaaaacagagcaagacgATAAagagatttaatgtggttcacacactagtatggtgtgctacgtcCACGGGCGAAGGCGAagctgtttcactatgtaaatcggaGAAAATTACAATCGAGATccctcaagaacacccaaaatggCGTTGCTGCTctctcccagaaaccctaaatcgaaaaccccaaatctcactcTCTTTACGTCAAAACGGGTAAAGAATATAATTACTCCTCCATCGGGTCGCCAcaaaaaatgtcggagcgggtcattcttcgaaatGGGTCAAAAAATTCGAGGCATACATAACACAATTAATGAAACAAGGGCATGAATTTTTCTTTAGTGGTAGCATAGAGTCGAACAAGATGAATGAACACTTCAAATTAGTAGGCCAAACccctaaaaccaaaaattacCCAGATCTGAAGAGCCTACTAATCCAGTAAAGAGTTGAGGCCAACCCAACATTAATCCAAATAGTCTGGCTTTGAAATATAGGAGTTATTTTTACAATGCTGATAGCCGCCACACCAATCCATCGAGCAGTGTTATGTGTGTCTCAAATTCATATATTTGTTTCGAAGATTGACCCACTCCAACATATTTTGGTGAGAACTGTAAGTGAGATTTCAGGTTTTTCgacttagggtttctgggtgaGAGCTTATAGCatcgttttgggtgttcttgataGATTTCCACATTGTAACTTTCTTCCATTGCATAGTGAAACATTTTCAGCATCACCAGTGGACGTAGCACATCATGTTGGCTCTGTTTGATTGCAAGGGGAAtcaaaaggaagggaaggaaagggaaaattttcaaacctgaaaaataaacttttgtaatcattacccatgtgattgtataaactacttcaatttcttaccatattcagtaatgatacattttatatgtaatatttattttacattttaaaccaaagggaattggatgcaaaataaagtggaatttaataaccaaatatggaatgatttggagttaatgatattgtcacatggggtaataattacaaaaagttcttttttaagtataaaaatttcacttcccttccctctaattccctttgcaaccaaacaaagccaTTGATGTGTGAACCGCGCaaaatctctgtgtcatcttgctttggtttttgttttctattcatgtttgttggtgtttgttttcacaatcatttatgtatataatttcaaaattcaaacataATAAACTATGTTGAGGATAGTGGGTAGCGTAGCTAGAGGTTAATACAGTGGAGCCTAGCCCCAAGGAGGTTTAAAGTTTGAGATGTCCTCTTCCTCATCTAGTTTAGGAATCCCCCTCCCCTTCTGAAAAACAAACTATGCCATATGTGAAAATCAAAGTTtaaaatatcataaaatgaATTTCCCCCAATTAgctcaaagagaaaaaaaaaaaaaaacatttccaaCAGTAATTTAAATCTAAATAGGCTGaaccacacacaaaaaaaaaatctaaataggCGAGTAAAAATATCTATGTAAGAGAAAAGATTTtatgtttttggtatttttggtctacaagaaattaaaagaaaaaaatgaacaaaaaaaataggaaaaagaacgctacctaatTCTTGTGCTAGACACAAGAGCGCGTAAAATTACCGTCCTGCCACATGAAAGCAAAAATGACATCGATGTTGATGTCTCCGTGTATgctttcattggcccccatgttgGTGTAGGCGTTACATGATCAAACATCGATCTCTTGCTCtaaaaaaatttagggtttaagaACGTTAACAGGCTGTGCTCTCGACGTGATCTAACGTCTAGACACAATAACTGCCTTgaaaatgaccgccttaccccccatgaaaagacaaaaatctCATGGGACAAGGTGTTCATTTTTAAGGCGATTgtattttccccctttttattttctatccaTTTCCTACGAGCCAAACATATCCTTAATGTTGCCCGCGAAGACGAGGATGATGACATATATGCACATCTTATGGATAACCCCCCGGTAAACAGAGCGGAGCGACCCTGTGACACTGTCCACACTCTCCACAGAGGAAAAGAGGGAAGGGAGGGGGTTCTGATCTTCTCTTGTCGGAGCTCCAATGGCGGTCTCTTCAATCTCTTCggttcttccccttccccccaTCAGCAACTCCACAATGTCTTCGAAACCAAAACAGTTGGCTTTCTCTCTACCCCAAAATATCTTAAAACTGCAAGTCCTAAAATCTAAGCACTCATTTAGGGCTTTTGCCGTTCcggagcttcttgaatctgaAGAATTACTAGAACCACCACCAACAGAAACCACACTAGGACCCGATACCTTTACGGTTCGTATTTTTGTGCATTGCTCTTCTGCTTTATTTTCCTAATTGGGTTAACCAACGTGCTGGATGCTTGGGAAGTAACTCGGATTTTACTCATTCTATGGTTTACTTTTAGTCGAAAACTTGGGATAACGTTATAgaagctttttttttatatatatatatatatttttttgtttttattttcaggTGGAGGGATTCGAAACCCCTGGGTCTTCTGCTCTCGCCATTGGTTCTGATGTCGACAAGGTACTTAGTCTTTCTCCTTCCCATCTTATGACATTGAAGTGCTGACTATGATGTCCATTCATTTATCCTTGGCGTCCATTTagtaatattaaaataattCGGTACTTGATTCTTCtgttaattaattagttttcttgcatcattggagCTACTGAAGTAGTTTGATAAAACAAGGGTTAGGTTTTGGTTTGATATCGATTGAAAATTCTTGTATCTCATTTATTAGATATTCTTATTGTCAAGGTAGCTTGTTAACTAGTTGCAtacctaattaaaaaaaaaaaatgatattgaTAGGAAATTTTTGTATTTGATATATTACATAAACTTCCAGGCAAAGCAGCTCGTTAAATAGTTGCATACTTGATTGTGAAGAAAACAACTAACATGGAACACAAACATGGTGAACTTGATGGATCCAGTAGGTCATTTGGGTTTCTCAATGGAAATTTTGGTTTGCAACTCAACATGGcacctttcaattcgcttttcCTTCCATGAGTCTTATGAGTTACAACTTGCATGGATATGAAGCCAGTCTAACAGTACTGATTCAGTGTATGCTATTCTCAGTATTTTCTTTGTCTATTTACACTGTACTCTGTAGTTAGTTTTGATATGGTTATGAAAGGGATCCATTAACATTGTGGTATGAGTGTGTTTTAGACAAGATAGGATGAGTTTTATGGAACTTGGGATAGCTGCCTAACTTCCATATGAATGTAGTTATTAATTCAAGATAGATTTATTATTGGAAGAGATTAGGAGTCTTTACGAGTCAAATCGAAGTCAAATAGATgtctaaattagggttttatgttATACATTTGGAATGGGATGCTGCCTTTCTTGAGCGTTGGTTTAACTCTCTGAGTTATTCATGTTGAATAGTTTAatgttccttttctttcttcatctaAATTTTCTGCAAATCTTGTTCACTGCTAAAAGTTCATTCGAGTTTCTATCATATCGAAGTTATTCATTGACTCTTTTCATCCAAGTAAGATTctaatcttattttttatttggaactATTTTACTTAAATTACAACTATATATGGGAATTAGAAATCAAATCTAGGTTCAGCCCTTGAAATTTGGACTATTCCCTATTCctgatttctgttttgttatCAGATGCTGTATTTTATACACTACATTCGGTAGCTTTCCTGAGAAGATTGAGAAGGGAAATCCATTCCCattatttttaaaatgtgtGTTTGGTTGTCTCCCACATTATGGAGAAGTCATGCTTCAGGAAGTCTATTCTGTAAATGTATTCTACAAAAAAGGTGGGACACTATTGGGAAAGGAAAGTCAAGGAAGGTCTTTCCTTGATAAACCAAACAACATTGATACTTGATTGGTTGGACCAGCCTGATAGGCTTTGGAGACCCAAACCAGATGGGACtggtccaacaagggttggaagtagttGGTTTAATTATttagtagtttatttattttaagtcttttatttgttagAGTTACATACGTAGGATATGTTTCAGTTTCAAATTACAAGTAGGTTTCttgattttgtttatttaagTAATGTAATCCAACattggagagagagattgaatagATTGAATAGAAGTTTATTGGGTTTTGTTCCGTGAGAGTATGTGACTGTGTGAACTGTTTCCCCTCCCTTGCAATTTTCCCTTCTCCTATCCGATCCCCCaccaatatggtatcaaagcaacaacaacagaatCGGACCCGAGGTATTGGGAATTGGGATAGTCACTACTTGGGGTGAGATGAGTGAAGCCATGAATCAAAGATTCTTGCCTTCTGACAACAAGCAGCTCATGTACCTCAGGTTTGCACAGTTGAAACAGGAAAACCTAACAGTTGAGGAGTTTGTtgccagattttattattatgcCATTCGATCTAATTTTGAGTGGGATGAAAAAGTATTGGTGGCACAGTTTTGCAATGGTTTGCACCCTCAGATTAGTGCTGCACTTGCATCCAATCGACTACCTACAATGGAGGATATTGTACAGGTGGCATATCAGGTAGAAGAAAGTTTGAAACAGCCTTACAGTCAATGGAATTTTCTAGATACTTTTCTTAGGGGTAACAGTTACAGTCAGCAACAGGTTTTCTCCCCAGGAAAATTCATTCAGCAAACCATAGGCTACTGGTTCATCTATGGCATCTTCACGGCCTAACTGGACATATTCTCTACCTTGGCGTGATTCTGATATGGTATCTTCACGCCCTAGCCGACCATATTCTCCCCCTCGGTGTGATTCTAACATGGTATCTTCATGCCCTAGCCGACCATATTCTCCGCCTCGGCGTGGTTCCGATAGACTTCCTGTGATGCAAAAGGCTGCCCATCAGTGCTCCACGTGCAAAGGATATAGATATTTCAGTGCTTAGTGTTCCAACCGCTTGGTAACTTATgtagataaggactcttttatACCTTGTGGTCCAGAAGAGCACTTTGGTGCTGAGACAGTTGATTTAGCACTGGAGCGTGTACCAGGTGAAGTCAACGACAATGACAGTGATGGGGAGCGACATCCTTGTTATGTTCTTCGTTCTGTTTTAACCACTCACAAAGTCActgaggatgaagattggtgCAGCAGTAGTATCTTTTAGACCCATGGAAAATGCTATGGCTAGTTATGTAGTCTGGTGATCAATGGAGGTAGTTGCACTAATGTAGTCTCTGAAGACGCTGTTCATAAGCTGGTATTGCAGACAGAGTCACATCCAACAAGGGGTAAACAACACTAATCTTAAGGTTAGAGATAAGTGTTAACTAACCTACTCTATTGGTGGATTCGTGGATACAGTACAATGTGACATCCTCCTTATGAAGGTGTGTCATATTCTTCTTGGTCGATCGTGGTTGTTTGATAAGAAGGCACAACATTATGAGTATGCAAATACCTAATCTTTCAAGCACGACAACAAAACCATGAAGTTTCTTCCCGCTAAGGATCTCCCTGACattaaactcaaaaaagtaGCGGGATCGTTCGTCCTCCAGCTGTTGCTTCAAACAGCCTCCTTGATCCTTTTCCAAACTCGATGGAGTCGAGTTCTTTTCGAAggaggagaattgatgcagtatCACACTATCACTTGtctggttggaccagcatgatagGCTTTGGAGACCCAAACCCAGATGGAACCGGTCCAACTCGGGATTTTGGCCcaacaagggttggaagtagttAGTTCAATTATTTagtagttttatttattttaattattttatttgttagaGTTGCATACGTAGGATATGTTTCAATTTCATATAACAAGTGGGACTCttgattttgtttatttaagCAATGTAATCCAacattggagagagagagattgaatagAAGTTTATTCGGTTTTGTTCCGTGAGAGTGTTTGATTGTGTGAACTCTTTCCCTATCCCTGCAACTTTGAAATCCTATCTCAGGGTTTTCCCTtcccctatcccccccccccctgcgcCAAACATTGTAAAGGAAATCCCTTCCCTCTACTTTTCCTTTCCATCACCTGTCTTTCTTCCCAAAAACCTTCTGAGGAATGCAAGCAAACACAGCATTATTGATTCAGAATCTTCTACTCAGAATTCCATGTTGGCCATGCCTTGTTTATTGGTCTGAATCTAATGTTTGAATTATCCCATTCTGCTCTATTAATTGATCCCGTTAGCCTCAGGCCCTCAGGTTTATTAATCTGCCAGCATTAGATGCAATTTTTAAAGTCTTTAGGAGAAATCCAATGTGGACCTTTCAGACACATTGTTGTCATCTTGAAGAGATTTCCATCCACAATCCTGGTAAAATTCTAAAATTCAAAGGTGGTCATTTTactgattttttaaaattaattatttatttgagaGAAAGCAATTGCAGAACAACAGAACCAGTTTTGAAGGAAATAAGGAATTAGAGGCTAACAGGTGTATGAGCACAGATTATTTGAGGAAATTCTTGGAGCAGAAATAGGGTTGTTAAGAATGAAAGGATCTGTGGGTCAGAAGGAGTGCTTAATAGGAACAAGATTTGCCAAAGTACCTCTAGATACCTTTGTAATAAGATgtccttttgtaattttatgaaaattaGGGTAGACTCTAGAGCTATATATTGGGTCCTCTAGTAGTGGAGGGGTTTCTACTCACAAATAAACGGGGTTAGTTTTCTCTTGAATCATATTCAGACATTAAGGAGGAGTTCTCATTTGAGAGTGCTGCAATTGAGACAAAGCTTAAAACCTTGTTCATTGTATATTTTCGAAAGTTTCATGTGTAACTGGCGCTcctgttgtttttctttttaataaatatatttttacatttttaataCTACCTTCTTTTTCATTATACATTTTTAAGGAAATCTGGAACTGTTAATTGAGATTATTTTTCATGAATGTTGCTGCTTGTTGATGAAGAAGAATCACTCTGAATCTCATGATCAGTGCTTCTTTTTCTGGATCTAGAAATTGGTTTTCTAATTGTTTCACTCTGGACTAGAAATACTATGGTTGGATGTTTATATGGGTTATGATTTTGGATATTTATGGCCTCATATATTGGATCTTACCGATGAGTCCATCAAATGAAATTTTATGCTTTGTGTTTTTCATGACAACAGTAAAGTTGCtctattgcaaccatcaggttgcgggttcaaaataTGGAagcagcctctccgcaaagcgggggtaaggctgtgtacatttacccctcccagaccctgcagtagcgggagtctcgtgcactgggacgctctcatctttttttttatggataacCACATTTTATTTGAGGAGAGAGCCCAGAAATTAAATACAGCTTCATGAAAATGGACAGAACGGAAATACAACAGAAGCGTACAACAAACCAAGCAGCACCCAAAAGGGACCTTACTGCACAATGTTACTGCTACTATACCAAGCAGCTTTTGTGACTTCATCAGCAATGCATTACTTGAATGTGGTTCACAGATGAACTagattttcattgattttcatCATAGATCCTCAGGACTGATCTTTTCAAACTAGGTGTTGTAGGTCCAAGGACTGCCTCTGATTCTCCCGTCCATTTTTTGATTACTTAGTACGTCCTATTCTGTTTTCCATAATGAGTGGTTCAGCGAGCACTGCTCTTTCTAATTCCAGACCCGTCAGGGTGCTCAACTCTGCTTCAGTTAAGCTTGTGACTCCGATAGGTGGAGTGAAATATAAGAGCACttctgaattttaatttctaataATTCATCCAACCCCATCCTAGCCTGGGTTCCTTGGTGATTCCCTATCAGAATCAAGTTTGAATCTCCCTAATGCCAGATGTACCCAAGCTCTGATTTTCAAGTTCCCCTAGAGTCTTGAATGATTTATGCTATGGCTATCCCTGGTAATGAAATATGTCGGAATATAATTATGCAATCCCTGATAATGGAATATGTTAGATTATCTTTGAAAATATCCAAGGTGAAAAAGCTCACCAAGCTACACAAGCTCTCATTGTCTTAATTTGTAAACAGCTTCTGTAAGTATTCCTAAATATTTGGTTATTTCTCTCCCTGCAAATGCTCCACACTCCTTGCCAGAAGCATATATCACTGAAGCAATCTTCCTCTTTGACTAAGGTCAGGTGGATGCCGGGCTTCTAAGGAAGTCCCTAATTTCAAAAAGGTTGGATGCATCGCTTCTGAAGGCTGACCTCCCAAAGCAGAGTTTGGAGGAGATTGGACTTCCCAAATGATATTAAATGGAGGGATGAGGGAAAGCTGGTCTGTTAGCCGTTactgagatttttatttttttttttttcattttgggggggtggggcggtggcttaaaattttaaaatattttcagcTTCACTTAGTTTTTTAACCTGATTGTTATGTGGATTCTTTACTGGTATCTTTTATTTCTGTGACACGTATGAGGTTTGGCAATAGATTTTTAGTAGAGGAGATTTTGATGTAAGGCTGACTTCAACTAATTTGGCAACTGTGGCATGGTTTCTATATGTTGGTAATTTTGATGTAAGGCTGACTTCAACTAATTTAGCAACTGTAGCACGGTATTCTATATGTTGGTAACTTGCAGACTTAAAAGGGCGTCTTGTAATTTTGCTGTGTTCTCTAGCAACGTGTTAAAGCACTAAGTGGTGTTTATTGTGATTGGTAAGGCAATTGTCACTAGCAAATATCATGTTAATAATATTCTAAATCTTACATTTTTTGTTCTTACTGTGGGTTTTACATTGCTGCCATGATAATTAACTGAGGTTTTTCCATCTGTTTTCAGATGGCACCAAAGCAGAAAATTAGAATTAAACTGAGATCTTACTGGGTGCACTTGATTGAGGATTCCTGCAAGCAGATAATGGATGCTGCAAGGACAACTAATGCCAAGACCGTGGGGCCTGTGCCTCTGCCTACCAAGAAGCGAATCTATTGTGTGCTCAAGTCCCCTCATGTCCACAAAGATGCGAGGTTCCATTTTGAGATCCGGACCCACCAGCGTCTTATTGATATTATCTACCCAACTGCGCAAACAATAGACTCATTGATGCAGCTCGACCTCCCTGCAGGGGTGGATGTTGAGGTGAAACTATGACCCGACACTGCAGCAGCAGAAGTGAAAATAGGTATTTCTATTCTGTTTGATTTCTTTACTGTTTAAAGTCTCATGTGGTCAGGTATAAAGCTTTCTGGAATTTTGTAATTTGTACCATGCGGTTTGACAATACCTGTAGGGTAAGAAAGTTTAGTGTAATGAAAAATTAAATCAATTGTCTGTCCCTTTATTTTTACCTGAAAATGACATTTTCATATTCAGATAACAAATTATATAAGAGGAATAATGTCAACAATGGACTGTACTGAAATCTATTATGAAGCATAATGCTCTTAAGTTTGAGAGGAATGGTGTAAACCCAAGAAGTTTCtgagaatgaaaataagagGACCATCTCTTGAAAGGACGCATTGCAGGTGCTCAAAACCACTTGTCGAGGGCTGCcggtgtcccccccccccccttccccccctcctttccccctcttttttttaattgtattgTTTGTTCTCAATCAgagttgggagagtgcacaaTAATATTTAGAGTGGTGGTATACGTTGATGGACACACACGAGATGTGTACTAATACAAAAgcgggtatttgattgaattagacttatgaaatttgacatttggttaatctagaccatgccctctctatccaatggttggaattaATATATCTCCCATGTTGCAAAATAGATGCCTTGCCCTTCCTTTGATCTCAAATTTGTTTTAGCAATCGTCTCTATCACGTGTTACTTTATTTGGTCTGAAAGAAATCGGTGTTGGGTATccatatccccccccccccccccaatccctCTATCCATAATCAACAATGTCAACCAATGGATTGGAGAACTACACCTTATACCCCATGCACCCAAGACTGACCCAGAACCTCATCTTAATCCTCTTCAGGCCTTACTCACCATTGGGGAAATACTTGATCTTACTAATGCTGATTCCTTGACTATTATCTGTGATAGCAGTTTCCTAAAAGACTCGGGGGATGCAGGATGGACGGCTATCCTCATTCAAAACGAACAATTTTATCTGCTTGTTCTGCTTTTGGTCATGCAGGCTCAGCACAGGAAGCGGAAGCAAAAAGATTGCTACTGGGACTATAACAACTAGGATCGTGGCATGGTGCTACTCTCACCATTTGGACTGATTGCACGAAACTTATTTAATGGCTCATACAACCTACCATGCAATGGCCGTGGGAAGTTTTTACTGTTTTGTGGGACATTAATTAAGAATATTTTGACTGCTTTTCTTAATTTATGTATCTCTAAACAGAATAGATGCTTTATCTAGCGTGCTCATGATCTGGCCATCAAAGCCAGACGTCTAGGAAGAATATGTATGTCtaatattttctcttctctagttaatataattacaattttatcaaaaaaaaaaaaaaaagctttatGACATTTGGAAAAGTAGTAGATGATAAGCCTTTGTagtattaaattaattttttgattttttaataatcaaaaatttaattttttttaaaaaatctcttAAAAAAAACGTAAgatatttgtattttttcccGTATATTTGGAATCAATTTTTaaaggatgaaaaaaaaaaaaaaaaacctgtttaaaatgtattatatgaTCAAGATTCAAGACCAGTTACCCTAGAAATTGTCCAAAAATCCGAGATGAGCAGACCATGACACCCTAGGTCTTCCTTTACCCTAAGTCCCCAACGGTTTAGAACATGGGAAGTGGGAACGATTAAAGGTGTACCTGTTTGTGTTTGGAGATCAGCGGATGTGGATAATA encodes:
- the LOC122639598 gene encoding 30S ribosomal protein S10, chloroplastic, with product MAVSSISSVLPLPPISNSTMSSKPKQLAFSLPQNILKLQVLKSKHSFRAFAVPELLESEELLEPPPTETTLGPDTFTVEGFETPGSSALAIGSDVDKMAPKQKIRIKLRSYWVHLIEDSCKQIMDAARTTNAKTVGPVPLPTKKRIYCVLKSPHVHKDARFHFEIRTHQRLIDIIYPTAQTIDSLMQLDLPAGVDVEVKL